One stretch of Streptomyces hygroscopicus DNA includes these proteins:
- a CDS encoding inositol-phosphate phosphatase, translating to MTDSLMTELLDTALEAARGAGDLLRDGRPADLGVAATKTSPIDVVTEMDIAAEKLITDLLARRRPQDGVLGEEGANSEGSSGVRWVIDPLDGTVNYLYGLPSWAVSIAAEKDGETVVGVVTAPMRGETFQAVLGRGARLNGEPVHCRPAAPLEESLIGTGFGYVRERRIGQARVLNDVLPRVRDIRRGGSAAIDLCDVACGRLNGYYERGLNPWDFGAGALIAREAGALTGGRPGVPASTELTIAAAPGLFEPLRGLLDDLGAWHD from the coding sequence ATGACCGACTCGCTCATGACCGAACTCCTCGATACGGCGCTGGAGGCCGCCCGTGGCGCGGGGGACCTGCTGCGCGACGGCCGCCCGGCCGACCTCGGGGTGGCGGCCACCAAGACCAGCCCGATCGACGTCGTCACCGAGATGGACATCGCCGCCGAGAAGCTGATCACCGACCTCCTCGCGCGCCGCCGCCCGCAGGACGGCGTGCTCGGGGAGGAAGGCGCCAACAGCGAGGGCAGCAGCGGGGTGCGCTGGGTGATCGACCCGCTCGACGGCACGGTGAACTACCTCTACGGCCTGCCGTCGTGGGCGGTCAGCATCGCCGCCGAGAAGGACGGCGAGACGGTCGTCGGGGTGGTGACCGCCCCGATGCGTGGCGAGACCTTTCAGGCGGTCCTGGGCCGCGGCGCCCGGTTGAACGGGGAGCCGGTGCACTGCCGCCCCGCGGCCCCGCTGGAGGAGTCGCTGATCGGCACCGGCTTCGGGTATGTGCGCGAGCGCCGCATCGGGCAGGCCAGGGTGCTCAACGATGTGTTGCCGCGGGTGCGGGACATCCGGCGCGGCGGATCGGCCGCCATCGACCTGTGCGATGTGGCCTGCGGCCGGCTCAACGGCTACTACGAGCGCGGGCTCAACCCCTGGGACTTCGGGGCCGGTGCCCTCATAGCGCGCGAGGCGGGCGCGCTCACCGGAGGGCGGCCTGGCGTCCCTGCCTCCACGGAGCTGACCATCGCCGCCGCCCCCGGCCTTTTCGAGCCGCTGAGGGGGCTTCTGGACGACCTGGGCGCCTGGCACGACTGA
- a CDS encoding transcriptional regulator, with amino-acid sequence MRVLVVEDEQLLADAVATGLRREAMAVDVVYDGAAALERIAVNDYDVVVLDRDLPLVHGDDVCRKIVELGIPTRVLMLTASGDVSDRVEGLEIGADDYLPKPFAFSELIARVRALGRRTTVALPPVLERAGIKLDPNRREVFRDGKEIQLAPKEFAVLEVLMRSEGAVVSAEQLLEKAWDENTDPFTNVVRVTVMTLRRKLGEPAVIVTVPGSGYRI; translated from the coding sequence GTGCGCGTACTCGTCGTCGAGGACGAGCAGCTGCTCGCCGATGCGGTGGCCACCGGACTGCGCCGGGAGGCCATGGCCGTCGACGTCGTGTATGACGGAGCCGCCGCCTTGGAGCGCATCGCCGTCAACGACTACGACGTTGTCGTCCTCGACCGGGACCTGCCCCTCGTGCACGGCGATGATGTCTGCCGCAAGATTGTCGAACTCGGCATCCCCACCCGGGTCCTGATGCTCACCGCCTCCGGCGACGTCAGCGACCGCGTGGAGGGCCTGGAGATCGGCGCGGACGACTATCTGCCCAAGCCCTTCGCCTTCAGCGAACTGATCGCGCGCGTGCGTGCGCTCGGCCGCCGGACGACCGTCGCCCTGCCGCCCGTCCTGGAGCGCGCCGGGATCAAGCTGGACCCCAACCGCCGTGAGGTGTTCCGGGACGGCAAGGAGATCCAGCTGGCGCCGAAGGAGTTCGCGGTCCTGGAGGTGCTCATGCGCAGCGAGGGCGCCGTGGTCTCCGCGGAGCAGCTGCTGGAGAAGGCGTGGGACGAGAACACCGACCCGTTCACCAACGTGGTGCGGGTGACCGTGATGACCCTGCGCCGCAAGCTGGGCGAGCCCGCGGTGATCGTCACCGTCCCCGGCTCGGGTTACCGGATCTGA
- a CDS encoding histidine kinase, translating into MATTPTPLPPTAPPKPSWDPEGASRPNPWLRPTIRIRLTLLYGGMFLIAGVVLLTIIYLLAAQALHVGNELPFKLVGGSVQPTNNTCPEIIGQSSPDQFNAVLNTCMKEQRQLALDGLLRRSLIALLGLSVIAFAFGYAMAGRVLSPLGRITRTARQVAGSDLSRRIELDGPDDELKELADTFDEMLERLDRAFTAQQRFVANASHELRTPLAINRTLLEVQLSDPQASPELVQLGKTLLATNERSEQLVEGLLLLARSDNEIVDRKPVDLAEVASQAMEQVRAEAEGKGVELRGQRAPAVVQGNGVLLERIALNLVQNAVRYNIAEDGWVEVTTESRPGQAVLVVANTGPVVPAYEMDNIFEPFRRLRTERTGSDKGVGLGLSIARSVARAHGGRIAAEPREGGGLVMRVVLPV; encoded by the coding sequence ATGGCGACGACTCCGACCCCGCTGCCGCCGACGGCACCGCCCAAGCCCAGCTGGGACCCCGAGGGCGCCTCGCGCCCCAACCCCTGGCTGCGCCCCACGATCCGGATACGGCTCACCCTGCTGTACGGCGGGATGTTCCTGATCGCCGGGGTGGTGCTGCTGACGATCATCTACCTGCTGGCCGCCCAGGCCCTGCACGTCGGCAACGAGCTGCCGTTCAAACTGGTCGGCGGCAGTGTCCAGCCGACCAACAACACCTGCCCCGAGATCATCGGCCAGAGCAGCCCGGACCAGTTCAACGCGGTCCTGAACACCTGCATGAAGGAGCAGCGCCAGCTCGCCCTGGACGGGCTGCTGCGCCGCTCCCTGATAGCCCTCCTGGGCCTGTCCGTGATCGCCTTCGCCTTCGGCTACGCGATGGCCGGGCGGGTGCTCTCGCCGCTCGGCCGGATCACCCGGACCGCGCGCCAGGTGGCGGGCTCGGACCTGTCCCGCCGGATCGAGCTGGACGGCCCGGACGATGAGCTCAAGGAGCTCGCCGACACCTTCGACGAGATGCTGGAGCGCCTGGACCGGGCGTTCACCGCCCAGCAGCGGTTCGTCGCCAACGCCTCGCACGAGCTGCGCACCCCGCTGGCGATCAACCGCACTCTGCTGGAGGTGCAGCTCTCGGACCCCCAGGCGTCCCCGGAGCTGGTCCAGCTGGGCAAGACCCTGCTGGCCACCAACGAGCGCAGCGAGCAGCTCGTGGAGGGTCTGCTGCTGCTGGCCCGCAGCGACAACGAGATCGTCGACCGCAAGCCGGTGGATCTCGCCGAGGTGGCCTCCCAGGCGATGGAGCAGGTCCGGGCGGAGGCCGAGGGCAAGGGCGTGGAGCTGCGCGGACAGCGCGCTCCGGCGGTGGTCCAGGGCAATGGAGTGCTGCTCGAGCGGATCGCGCTGAACCTCGTCCAGAACGCGGTGCGGTACAACATCGCGGAGGATGGCTGGGTGGAGGTCACCACCGAGAGCCGGCCGGGCCAGGCCGTGCTGGTGGTGGCGAACACCGGTCCGGTGGTCCCCGCCTACGAGATGGACAACATTTTCGAACCCTTCCGCAGGCTCCGTACCGAGCGCACGGGCAGCGACAAGGGCGTCGGCCTCGGGCTGTCGATCGCGCGGTCCGTGGCGCGCGCCCACGGCGGCAGGATCGCGGCGGAGCCGCGTGAGGGAGGTGGCCTGGTGATGCGGGTGGTGCTCCCGGTCTGA
- a CDS encoding dUTPase: protein MATDYDTPRKTDDDVNEDSIEELKARRNDKSASTVDVDEFEQAEGLELPGADLSNEELSVRVLPRQADEFTCMSCFLVHHRSQLAAETKNGQPICRDCAA, encoded by the coding sequence ATGGCAACGGACTACGACACCCCACGCAAGACCGACGATGACGTCAACGAGGACAGCATCGAGGAACTGAAGGCCCGGCGGAACGACAAGTCTGCGTCCACCGTCGACGTCGACGAGTTCGAGCAGGCCGAGGGACTCGAGCTGCCCGGTGCGGACCTCTCCAATGAGGAGTTGTCCGTCCGGGTGCTGCCTCGTCAGGCGGACGAGTTCACCTGCATGAGCTGCTTCCTCGTGCACCACCGCAGTCAGCTGGCCGCCGAGACCAAGAACGGCCAGCCGATCTGCCGCGACTGCGCGGCCTGA
- a CDS encoding membrane protein, with the protein MPWLPPVASALSFVQSQRLTLPARTVRFGGRAKLIRMQPYEERLSAPRSWWFIAVLIGVSVGLIMLPFGTLPMLGGLIGGAALACVAVSSYGSARVRVVADSLVAGEARIPVSALGTPQVLDAAETAAWRTYKADPRAFMLLRSYIPTALRVEVTDPEDPTPYVYVSTRNPEALAAALTAVRPA; encoded by the coding sequence GTGCCGTGGCTCCCTCCGGTGGCGTCAGCCCTGTCGTTCGTCCAGTCACAACGGCTGACCTTACCCGCGAGAACAGTCCGGTTCGGCGGCCGTGCCAAGCTGATACGCATGCAGCCTTACGAAGAACGCCTCAGCGCGCCCCGTTCCTGGTGGTTCATCGCCGTTCTGATCGGGGTTTCCGTGGGGTTGATCATGCTGCCGTTCGGCACTCTGCCGATGCTCGGCGGGCTGATCGGCGGTGCGGCGCTGGCCTGCGTCGCGGTGAGTTCGTACGGATCGGCCCGGGTGCGCGTGGTGGCGGACTCGCTGGTGGCCGGCGAGGCGCGGATCCCGGTGTCGGCCCTGGGGACCCCGCAGGTGCTGGACGCCGCCGAGACGGCGGCCTGGCGGACCTACAAGGCCGATCCGCGGGCGTTCATGCTGCTGCGCAGCTACATCCCGACCGCGCTGCGGGTGGAAGTCACCGATCCGGAGGACCCGACACCGTATGTGTATGTGTCCACACGGAATCCGGAGGCGCTGGCCGCCGCGCTCACGGCCGTGCGACCCGCCTGA
- a CDS encoding thioesterase — MRHPDAPAPGKPLGVHYDQCFGCGDQPGGLGLIARAGEDVSVTAEFTVRPGHQGAPGLAHGGVLAAALDETLGALNWLHRAITVTGRLETDFVRPVPVGTELHLEARVTAVHGRKVYCSATGRLGAPDGPVAVRAQALFIEVRVDHFIENGRAEEIGAALADPDQVKVARAFEVNP, encoded by the coding sequence GTGCGCCACCCCGACGCGCCCGCGCCAGGGAAGCCCCTCGGCGTGCACTACGACCAGTGCTTCGGCTGCGGCGATCAGCCGGGGGGCCTGGGACTGATCGCGCGGGCGGGCGAGGACGTGAGCGTCACCGCCGAGTTCACGGTGCGCCCCGGCCATCAGGGCGCGCCGGGCCTGGCCCACGGCGGGGTGCTGGCCGCGGCGCTGGACGAGACGCTCGGGGCGCTCAACTGGCTGCACCGGGCGATCACGGTGACCGGGCGGCTGGAGACCGACTTCGTACGGCCCGTGCCGGTCGGCACCGAGCTGCATCTGGAGGCACGGGTGACCGCCGTGCACGGCCGGAAGGTCTACTGCTCGGCCACGGGCCGGCTCGGCGCTCCGGACGGCCCCGTCGCGGTGCGGGCGCAGGCCCTCTTCATAGAGGTGCGGGTCGACCACTTCATCGAGAACGGCCGGGCGGAGGAGATCGGCGCGGCGCTCGCCGATCCGGATCAGGTGAAGGTCGCGCGCGCTTTCGAGGTGAACCCATGA
- a CDS encoding deoxyuridine 5'-triphosphate nucleotidohydrolase translates to MSPLPVDVLIRRVDPEVPIPGYAHPGDAGADLVTTEAAELAPGERAVLPTGVSIALPEGYAAFVHPRSGLAARCGVAMVNAPGTIDAGYRGEIKVIVVNLDPRESVRFERFDRIAQLVVQQVEKVRFQEVAELPGSARAEGGFGSTGGHAAVDGTTGGNGFASVGSDREGR, encoded by the coding sequence ATGAGTCCGCTGCCCGTCGACGTGCTGATCCGCAGGGTGGACCCCGAGGTGCCGATCCCCGGGTACGCCCACCCCGGCGACGCGGGGGCCGACCTGGTCACCACCGAGGCGGCCGAGCTGGCTCCGGGGGAGCGCGCGGTTCTGCCCACCGGAGTGTCTATCGCGCTCCCGGAGGGGTATGCCGCCTTCGTGCATCCACGGTCCGGACTTGCCGCGCGCTGCGGCGTAGCCATGGTGAATGCCCCGGGGACCATCGATGCCGGGTACCGTGGAGAGATCAAGGTGATCGTGGTCAATCTGGACCCGCGCGAGAGCGTGCGGTTCGAGCGCTTCGACCGGATCGCCCAGTTGGTCGTCCAGCAGGTCGAGAAGGTGCGCTTCCAGGAGGTGGCGGAGCTTCCCGGGTCGGCGCGGGCCGAAGGGGGCTTCGGGTCCACCGGCGGTCATGCCGCTGTGGACGGCACAACGGGTGGGAATGGATTCGCTTCGGTCGGTTCCGACCGGGAAGGACGATGA